The genomic stretch gctctgcagccctccAGCCAGCCCGCCGGGAGGGAAGTGGCCGCCGTCCGGCACTGGGGAGGGACGCTCTTGTTGAGGCTCGGGACCCAGCCGGGACAGGGCAGCGCACTATTTTTAGGCGGCACTGAGACACCGCTCCCTGCTCTTAAAGGCACcgtgcaggcagagctgcctgctccaCCCCATCCCTGTCGCCCCGTGACTTCGCTGTTTTGGAAGGCAtccctctgcagccagctgggcACCACCAGCCTGGGTGTTCCTGCAGCACCGCCCCTACCTTCCGGTCACTGGGGGTCCCTGCGATGTCCCTACTCCCTCTGGCTATCGTTATAATGTGTTAAATATAGGATGTTATCTCACCCCTCCTGGCCACAGATAAACAGCGGCAGCCGCCTCACCGCGGGGAGTGAGGCCACCCCAGGGGCCAAAACACTGGTCCTgcagggggtgggagggggtcAGGGTGCTGGGGCGGTCCCCCTTGCACGCAGATAGCTTTCTCCATCACCTCGGGAAGCTTCGCTCAgctcagacagaaaaaaaaaggcctttatTGCAGCCCGCGGTTTCACACGGCCCTCCCCGCCAGCGGGTGGGCATCACTCCTCTAAGCTGAAGATCTCggcttccttctccttccagaAGGCGAAGCTGCGGTCGATGTAACGGCAgatctcctccccatctcctccGGCCTCCCCCAGCCGCCAGGCTGAGCTCTGGGGGGATCCGAAATACTTCTCCTTGATGTCCTCAAAACTGTCCTGCCAGCCCCGCCGGCCGGCTGCGATTTCGTCGGTGACGGCGCGGTGGAAAGCACGTACCGCATGCCAGCCATGCCGGCCCAGCTGCTCGAACACTTCGAAGCAGAGGAGGTGGCGGCCGCGGCGCTCCTCGGGGGACAGTTCCTGCTCCAGGATGCGGAAATAGCCCAGCATGAAGAGCTCCAGCGACAGGCTGTCGTAGTCTGCCGCCTTCCCCCCGGCCAACACCACGAACTGCTCCGGCGAGAGCAGGGCGCTGGtagggggcggcggcggcggggggcggcgggaggCAGCTTCTCGCCAGCCTCCCAGAAGCCGCTGGATGGCCTCCCTCTGCCGCGCCAGGCGGACCGGTCCCCATTCCCCAGTCGCCGCTGCCCCCCGGGGGTCCCCGGAGGCCGGCAAGGAGGGCCCGTAGGAGGAGGACCGTTTCCAGTGGCTCAGGAAGAGCATCACGATCCGTTCCTTCCTCAGGCTGCCCCActccggccccggccccagggatccgccgccgccgccgtcggAGAACCCCTCCTCGCAGCTGATGCCCGAGTCGCTGGCGGCCTCCGTACCTTTCCCTCCGGCCGCCTTCTCTTCCACCGCTCCCCAGGCGGGCTCGAAGGCCCCGCGGAGGCTGCGGACGCAGACCCCGTACTGCCGGATCTCCCGTTGCGCCAGGCTGCCCGCCGTCTCTCGGGGCTGCCCGACGGCGGCTGCGGGGGGCGCGGCGGGGGGAGCAGGGACAGAGGAGACCCGCGCCCCCTCGGCGTGTGCCAGCATCGCGGCCAGGCTGCTCACGGCTCCCGCCAAGCGGCCACACCAGAGGGGCAGCGGCTGCCCGGGAGCGGGCGGGGGGCTGCGCACGGTGATGCTGAGCAGCGGGGCGGGCAGGAGGGCGCGTAGCTCCCGCGCCAGCCGCCGCAGCTCGCTCTGGTACGCCTCGCCCCGCCGCCGCAGCCGCAGGCTCTCCACCGTCCGTTCCAGATGCTGCAGGTCTGCCTCGGTCAGCAGCTCCCCGAAGGGGCCCAACATGGCCTGACGGGAGGGCGAAAAGCTCCAGGAGCCCTCGTCCTGCGGAGAGTGTCCGTCAGCGGGCGGCCCCCGGGCTGGCAGCGTGGGTCCGGTCTCTTCCCATCCCCGGGACGCCCGTACCTGgccgccctcctcctcctggcccACCAGCCGGGCTCGCAGCCGCCGCACCATCACCTGCCTCTTCCACTCGTGGATGGGGCGGCCCCTCTCGTCGTGTGTGGGTACCAGGAAGTCCGCTTCTGCCTCCGCGGGGTCCAGCCCCGCGGGTTCCGCCGGCTCGGCAGCTCCATGCTGCGGGGGCAGAGTCACGGGAAGACcgggggtgggtgggtgggg from Lathamus discolor isolate bLatDis1 chromosome 3, bLatDis1.hap1, whole genome shotgun sequence encodes the following:
- the ESPNL gene encoding espin-like protein codes for the protein MEPGGLVPAELKLRRPSQRARIPAPFFAHPHGAAEPAEPAGLDPAEAEADFLVPTHDERGRPIHEWKRQVMVRRLRARLVGQEEEGGQDEGSWSFSPSRQAMLGPFGELLTEADLQHLERTVESLRLRRRGEAYQSELRRLARELRALLPAPLLSITVRSPPPAPGQPLPLWCGRLAGAVSSLAAMLAHAEGARVSSVPAPPAAPPAAAVGQPRETAGSLAQREIRQYGVCVRSLRGAFEPAWGAVEEKAAGGKGTEAASDSGISCEEGFSDGGGGGSLGPGPEWGSLRKERIVMLFLSHWKRSSSYGPSLPASGDPRGAAATGEWGPVRLARQREAIQRLLGGWREAASRRPPPPPPPTSALLSPEQFVVLAGGKAADYDSLSLELFMLGYFRILEQELSPEERRGRHLLCFEVFEQLGRHGWHAVRAFHRAVTDEIAAGRRGWQDSFEDIKEKYFGSPQSSAWRLGEAGGDGEEICRYIDRSFAFWKEKEAEIFSLEE